Proteins found in one Primulina eburnea isolate SZY01 chromosome 16, ASM2296580v1, whole genome shotgun sequence genomic segment:
- the LOC140816818 gene encoding uncharacterized protein has protein sequence MVIGGCMFPYSRGGGVSLMYLQLLHNIPRVSRYSWGSAVLSFLYQELCKSSIIGRKIICGPLLILQVWAWSMMTSISPNVHGFCHIVSAPPDVNDNNYDTILPIAPYGARWARHFSHTHTSTHSVRIIREILDLMEDGQFNWTVYDFEALDVQAFIKGHQGEIWRCDEEATTLINRFGGLNVHEQSREALEEAIQDDWRIGRHFRDALNRVSNEEEVQHDIPRRNSFQNREECSRRRRRESGSSSSSDSHQHRTPHGCDVPGTSHGHYMHGPSRVHEMSGPLHQPSAVYNVDYRPLMQYGFHTPDVASSVSLTELLNSEHRQFDNEVRSFYHEMRPNYLSSPIPFHGFSATSSSFAPDNLNRDRNTETDRNTEMETEHFNLRRSVRVRIPHGCGTGHFYYY, from the exons ATGGTAATTGGAGGATGCATGTTTCCTTACTCCCGTGGTGGTGGTGTGAGTCTTATGTATTTACAGCTACTTCATAATATTCCTCGGGTGAGTAGGTATAGTTGGGGAAGCGCTGTATTATCTTTCCTTTATCAAGAGTTATGTAAATCATCAATTATAGGGAGGAAAATAATATGCGGGCCTTTGTTGATATTACAG GTTTGGGCTTGGAGCATGATGACATCTATTAGTCCTAATGTACATGGTTTTTGTCATATTGTTTCTGCGCCCCCCGATGTAAATGATAACAATTATGATACAATTCTTCCAATCGCTCCTTATGGAGCAAG GTGGGCTCGTCATTTCAGTCATACTCATACATCTACCCACTCAGTACGGATTATACGCGAGATACTGGATCTTATGGAGGATGGCCAG TTTAATTGGACTGTTTACGATTTCGAAGCACTTGATGTGCAAGCATTCATTAAAGGACATCAAGGGGAAATATGGCGATGT GACGAGGAAGCAACCACACTCATAAATCGATTTGGAGGGCTTAACGTGCATGAACAATCGAGGGAGGCACttgaagaagccattcaagatgATTGGAGAATTGGACGACATTTTCGTGATGCACTGAATAGGGTATCTAATGAAGAAGAAGTGCAACATGATATACCACGTAGAAACTCGTTTCAAAATCGTGAGGAATGTAGCCGTCGACGACGACGTGAATCGGGTTCTAGTAGCTCATCTGATTCACATCAACATCGTACACCACATGGATGTGACGTCCCTGGCACATCACATGGTCATTACATGCATGGGCCGTCACGTGTTCATGAAATGTCTGGACCGTTACATCAGCCTTCAGCAGTGTATAATGTTGACTATCGACCATTGATGCAATATGGTTTTCACACTCCAGATGTTGCTAGTAGTGTATCTCTCACTGAGCTTCTAAATTCTGAACATCGACAGTTTGATAATGAAGTACGTTCATTTTATCACGAAATGCGTCCGAACTATTTGAGTTCACCGATTCCTTTCCATGGATTTTCCGCCACTTCATCTAGTTTTGCTCCAGACAATTTAAACAGAGACCGTAATACAGAGACGGATCGTAATACAGAGATGGAAACAGAACATTTTAACTTGCGAAGAAGTGTACGAGTGCGTATACCACACGGTTGCGGCACTGGCCATTTCTATTACTACTAG
- the LOC140817583 gene encoding LOW QUALITY PROTEIN: flavanone 3-dioxygenase F3H1-like (The sequence of the model RefSeq protein was modified relative to this genomic sequence to represent the inferred CDS: substituted 1 base at 1 genomic stop codon), with amino-acid sequence MTRLAREFFDLSPEEKLRYDMSGGKKGGFIVSSHLQDETVQDWREIVTYFSYPIKARDXSRWPDKPEGWLSVTEAYSEQLMNLACKLLEVLSEAMGLDKEALTKACVEMDQKVVVNFYPKCPQPDLTLGLKRHTDPGTITLLLQDQVGGLQATRDGGNTWITVQPVAGAFVVNLGDHGHYLSNGRFKNADHQAVVNSNFSRISRATFQNPAPDATVYPLKIRDGDKPILYEAITFSEMYKRKMGSDLERAKLKKWAKDIQKTQELAEDEVKNNTRLHVNVKTPKGIEEIPA; translated from the exons ATGACTCGTTTGGCTCGTGAGTTTTTCGACTTGTCACCGGAGGAGAAGCTTCGTTATGATATGAGTGGTGGCAAGAAAGGTGGTTTTATCGTCTCCAGCCATTTGCAG GATGAAACTGTGCAAGACTGGAGAGAAATTGTGACATATTTCTCGTACCCGATCAAGGCCCGAGACTAATCGAGATGGCCCGACAAGCCCGAGGGATGGCTGTCCGTGACGGAGGCCTACAGCGAGCAGCTGATGAATCTTGCTTGCAAGTTGTTGGAGGTTTTATCTGAGGCCATGGGACTTGACAAGGAGGCATTAACTAAAGCCTGTGTTGAGATGGATCAAAAGGTGGTGGTGAACTTCTACCCGAAATGCCCTCAACCGGACCTCACACTCGGGCTGAAACGACACACGGATCCGGGTACGATCACTTTGCTGCTCCAGGACCAGGTCGGAGGTCTGCAGGCGACCCGGGATGGTGGCAATACTTGGATCACGGTTCAGCCCGTTGCAGGGGCTTTTGTTGTAAACCt tggGGACCATGGCCAT TATCTAAGTAATGGGAGGTTCAAGAATGCGGATCACCAAGCAGTAGTGAACTCAAACTTCAGCAGAATATCGAGAGCAACATTTCAGAATCCAGCACCAGACGCCACTGTTTACCCTTTAAAGATTAGAGATGGGGACAAACCGATACTCTATGAAGCGATAACATTTTCCGAGATGTACAAGAGGAAGATGGGCAGTGATCTCGAGCGTGCAAAGCTCAAGAAATGGGCTAAAGATATCCAAAAGACGCAAGAATTAGCAGAGGATGAGGTGAAGAACAATACCAGGCTTCATGTTAATGTCAAAACACCCAAAGGCATAGAAGAGATTCCTGCTTGA
- the LOC140815979 gene encoding uncharacterized protein, whose protein sequence is MPHNDALVIQARVANYVIMRVFVDSGSYVNVIFKDVLVQMDLQGYHFESVETALFGFAGNVVYPEGEIVLPLTLGSRDVKKIVMTTFTVVDSLSSYNIILG, encoded by the coding sequence ATGCCCCACAATGATGCCCTGGTCATTCAAGCCCGGGTTGCCAATTACGTAATTATGAGAGTCTTTGTTGACTCGGGCAGTTATGTGAATGTGATTTTCAAAGATGTTCTTGTGCAGATGGATTTGCAGGGTTATCATTTCGAATCGGTGGAGACTGCACTGTTTGGTTTTGCCGGGAATGTGGTTTACCCGGAAGGGGAGATTGTCCTACCGTTAACTTTGGGTTCCAGGGATGTAAAGAAAATAGTGATGACTACTTTCACCGTGGTGGATTCCCTCTCTTCTTATAACATCATTTTAGGCTGA
- the LOC140817278 gene encoding protein MIZU-KUSSEI 1-like: MRTIMTRNPHDSFSFSRRYFHWKKKGVEDERDEDMVEILNLNSSSKFEEKEKGKTEEINSQMRSLSLGSAKVPRKKLSVMAAFKLRSALALGKTQFTPGLGTKVVGTLFGHRRGHVHIAFQEDFKLNPAFLVELATPTSILVKEMASGLVRIALECEKRVQKKGFKLIEEPMWRTYCNGKKCGYAMKRECGPEEWKVLNAIGPISMGAGVLPGRGNGAESDGELMYMRAKFERVVGSKDSEAFYMMNPDGNGGPELSIYLLRV; the protein is encoded by the coding sequence ATGAGGACGATTATGACTAGAAATCCGCATGATTCATTCTCATTTTCCAGGAGGTATTTTCACTGGAAGAAGAAAGGTGTTGAAGATGAACGGGATGAAGACATGGTGGAAATCTTGAACTTGAACTCCTCTTCCAAGTTTGAGGAGAAAGAAAAGGGTAAAACGGAGGAGATAAATTCCCAAATGCGTTCACTTTCTCTAGGCTCTGCAAAAGTCCCAAGGAAAAAACTCTCGGTTATGGCGGCATTCAAGCTCCGCTCAGCTCTTGCTCTAGGCAAAACCCAGTTCACACCGGGCCTGGGGACGAAAGTTGTGGGTACCCTTTTCGGCCACAGGCGTGGGCATGTCCACATCGCCTTTCAAGAAGATTTCAAGCTGAACCCGGCGTTTCTGGTCGAATTAGCTACGCCTACGAGCATTCTCGTGAAGGAGATGGCTTCAGGCCTGGTCAGAATTGCGCTGGAGTGTGAGAAAAGGGTGCAAAAAAAGGGCTTTAAGCTCATCGAGGAGCCCATGTGGAGGACTTACTGCAACGGGAAGAAATGCGGGTACGCGATGAAGAGGGAATGCGGGCCTGAAGAATGGAAGGTTTTGAATGCCATCGGCCCGATCTCCATGGGCGCAGGGGTGCTCCCCGGGCGTGGAAACGGAGCAGAATCAGATGGAGAACTGATGTATATGAGAGCTAAGTTTGAAAGAGTCGTCGGGTCTAAAGATTCTGAAGCTTTTTACATGATGAATCCTGATGGCAATGGAGGTCCAGAGCTCAGCATTTATTTACTTAGAGTTTGA